In Paenibacillus guangzhouensis, a single window of DNA contains:
- a CDS encoding TrmB family transcriptional regulator produces the protein MMEQLVQHLKVLGFTEMESKMLIVLAEQGSMSGYEVAKRLGVSRSNVYAALQKLVDHGFVLCSKGEPTHYTVLRVEELTRMIGDQLQNSIRHVEQLMPKQSNDVTEFFSLDSEKKVIERVRQELGRAQQEIIVDVWAEEATLFREDLEQAEKRGVKVFWSVVESLEEHRQRRMQLQLHSSLEGDTAKRDQPYGRKFSIVIDRKWSMLGMRGEDIPTKALVTEHPALLELLLNHFAQELVLFEVEHELSPELRERFGANFEGIYRKYFQSGLVNVK, from the coding sequence ATGATGGAGCAGTTAGTACAACATTTAAAAGTGTTAGGTTTTACGGAGATGGAATCCAAAATGCTTATCGTGCTTGCGGAGCAAGGCTCGATGTCTGGCTACGAGGTAGCTAAGCGTCTTGGGGTATCCCGTTCGAATGTATATGCCGCGTTGCAGAAGCTCGTGGACCATGGGTTCGTGCTGTGCAGTAAAGGGGAGCCCACGCATTATACGGTGCTGCGTGTGGAGGAACTGACTCGTATGATTGGCGATCAATTGCAGAATTCGATCCGCCATGTGGAACAGTTGATGCCGAAGCAGTCGAATGATGTAACGGAGTTTTTTAGTCTAGATAGCGAGAAAAAAGTGATCGAGCGTGTACGGCAAGAGCTCGGACGAGCGCAGCAGGAGATCATTGTCGACGTGTGGGCCGAAGAAGCGACGCTCTTCCGGGAGGATCTGGAGCAGGCGGAGAAGCGCGGCGTCAAAGTCTTCTGGTCGGTTGTAGAGAGTCTAGAGGAGCATCGGCAACGGAGAATGCAGCTGCAGCTTCACTCTTCGTTAGAAGGGGATACAGCCAAGAGGGATCAACCCTATGGGCGTAAATTCTCGATCGTGATCGACCGCAAATGGAGCATGCTCGGTATGCGCGGGGAAGACATCCCGACGAAGGCGCTGGTGACGGAACACCCGGCGCTGCTGGAGCTGCTGCTCAACCATTTCGCACAAGAGTTGGTCCTGTTCGAAGTGGAGCATGAACTAAGTCCTGAGCTGCGTGAGCGGTTTGGAGCGAATTTTGAGGGGATTTATCGGAAGTATTTTCAGAGCGGTCTTGTGAATGTGAAGTAG
- a CDS encoding NUDIX hydrolase, with protein sequence MAQDEELFDIYDETMNHLGVAPRSEVHAKGYWHQSFHCWIVSGEGADRQVLFQQRNALKDTFPNCYDITAAGHLTAGETVRQAARELEEELGLSVAFESLTSLGAAQYENTGDVRGIPFVDREYCHLFGVRCDQPLTSYRLQASEVAGLYQASLREMLELLAGARESVDARGLAFPLGERPSRLAPAGSSDITGHDVPAMSERSVRLMRQDFVPHGDAYYERVLTALLAL encoded by the coding sequence ATGGCACAAGACGAAGAGCTCTTCGATATCTACGATGAGACCATGAATCATCTCGGTGTGGCACCACGATCCGAAGTGCATGCGAAAGGATACTGGCATCAATCCTTCCACTGCTGGATCGTCAGCGGGGAAGGTGCGGACCGTCAGGTCTTGTTCCAGCAGCGGAACGCGCTGAAAGATACGTTCCCGAACTGCTATGATATTACGGCCGCAGGTCATCTGACTGCCGGGGAGACCGTGCGCCAAGCTGCGCGGGAGCTCGAAGAAGAACTCGGCCTATCAGTCGCGTTCGAGTCGCTGACCTCGCTCGGGGCAGCCCAATACGAGAATACTGGCGACGTGCGCGGTATTCCCTTCGTGGATCGCGAGTACTGCCATCTATTCGGCGTACGCTGCGATCAACCCCTCACTTCCTACCGCCTCCAGGCGTCGGAAGTGGCTGGGCTCTACCAAGCATCGCTGCGCGAGATGCTTGAACTGCTCGCGGGCGCGCGCGAGTCGGTCGACGCGCGCGGCCTCGCGTTTCCGCTGGGCGAGCGGCCGAGCCGGCTCGCCCCTGCGGGCAGCTCGGACATCACAGGCCATGACGTGCCTGCGATGTCCGAGCGCAGCGTGCGCCTGATGCGGCAGGACTTCGTGCCGCATGGCGACGCCTACTACGAGCGCGTGCTAACAGCACTACTCGCGCTCTAA
- a CDS encoding DUF3990 domain-containing protein: MNIITPQRLYHGTTDQYVPSFQNKLLNSQYWRPGRDFGEGFYTTISAAQARRWAHKMARSSVLGQVHACVLEIELLAMPADIEPRIFLSDSIAWAEFIMSHRKADVKGQDPCAQHPDIIIGPMADSDTGKIMQEAIQLNRDVHWFYDQITRSMRGRRLDSLYLGNQVVFSSEKWESFLRLVGYNIYIGGRWVYHENASATEHL, translated from the coding sequence ATGAATATCATTACCCCGCAGCGGTTGTATCACGGTACGACGGATCAATATGTGCCGTCCTTTCAGAATAAGCTGCTAAATAGTCAGTATTGGCGTCCAGGACGCGATTTCGGAGAGGGATTCTATACGACGATCTCCGCAGCGCAAGCGAGAAGGTGGGCGCATAAAATGGCGCGGAGCTCCGTGCTCGGTCAAGTGCACGCATGCGTGCTTGAGATTGAGCTGCTCGCGATGCCGGCGGATATCGAACCGCGTATTTTCTTAAGCGATTCCATCGCTTGGGCCGAGTTCATTATGTCGCATCGCAAGGCGGATGTGAAGGGCCAGGACCCTTGTGCGCAGCACCCAGATATCATCATCGGACCGATGGCGGATAGTGACACTGGTAAAATCATGCAAGAAGCGATACAATTAAATAGAGACGTCCATTGGTTCTATGACCAAATTACGAGGTCGATGCGAGGCAGAAGACTAGATTCGCTATATTTGGGCAATCAAGTCGTATTTTCGTCAGAAAAATGGGAGTCATTTCTTCGTCTTGTTGGATATAATATTTATATAGGAGGAAGGTGGGTCTATCATGAAAACGCAAGTGCGACTGAACACTTATGA
- a CDS encoding SPFH domain-containing protein has protein sequence MGLFSFIKGQFIEVIEWTDQTDEVVHQFPVYDNAIKMGAKLIVRESQAAIFLNEGQIADVFGPGTYTLSTQNMPVLTALKSWKYGFNSPFKADVYFVNTRNFTDQKWGTQNPIIVRDADLGAVRLRGFGSYAFRVQDPALFLKEIFGTQSSFSPDQIGGYLRSVIISGVSDLLAESRIPIMDLALHYDELSAATQQKLEPRINPFGLSLTGFYIENISLPEEVERMIDRKSSMNVAGNLDQYMKFQAAESIRDAANNPGNGLAGAGAGMGAGMAMGQMFQQAMNTPSGAPNEPQPAQPAPTVVSSEPCGSCGHGMKPTDKFCPECGTPRPEKKFCSECGQSLASSVKFCSNCGNKV, from the coding sequence ATGGGATTGTTCTCGTTTATTAAAGGCCAGTTCATTGAGGTCATCGAATGGACCGATCAAACCGATGAAGTCGTACACCAATTCCCTGTCTATGACAATGCGATCAAAATGGGAGCGAAGCTCATCGTTCGCGAATCCCAAGCGGCTATCTTCTTAAATGAAGGACAGATTGCCGATGTGTTCGGTCCAGGTACCTATACGCTTAGCACGCAGAATATGCCCGTACTCACTGCGCTGAAATCGTGGAAATACGGCTTCAATTCGCCATTCAAAGCCGACGTTTATTTCGTGAATACACGGAATTTCACCGATCAGAAATGGGGCACCCAAAATCCGATTATCGTGCGGGATGCGGATCTGGGCGCCGTCCGCCTACGTGGATTCGGAAGCTATGCGTTCCGCGTGCAGGACCCTGCCCTCTTCTTAAAAGAAATATTCGGCACGCAGTCTTCCTTCAGCCCTGATCAGATTGGCGGTTATCTTCGTTCCGTCATTATCTCGGGTGTCAGCGATCTGCTCGCCGAATCGCGCATTCCGATCATGGATCTTGCCCTTCATTACGACGAGCTTAGCGCGGCAACGCAGCAGAAGCTGGAGCCGCGTATCAATCCGTTCGGACTCAGCTTGACCGGCTTCTACATTGAGAATATTTCCTTGCCGGAAGAGGTTGAGCGCATGATTGACCGGAAATCTTCCATGAATGTCGCAGGCAACTTGGATCAATATATGAAATTCCAAGCAGCAGAGTCGATCCGAGATGCAGCGAACAACCCGGGCAACGGCTTAGCCGGTGCCGGTGCAGGCATGGGCGCAGGCATGGCGATGGGGCAAATGTTCCAGCAAGCCATGAATACGCCGTCCGGCGCACCGAACGAACCACAACCGGCTCAGCCGGCTCCGACTGTCGTTAGCAGTGAACCTTGTGGCTCTTGCGGTCATGGCATGAAGCCAACCGACAAGTTCTGCCCCGAGTGCGGAACGCCGCGCCCAGAGAAGAAATTCTGCTCCGAATGCGGTCAATCGCTCGCTTCCAGCGTGAAATTCTGTTCCAATTGCGGAAATAAAGTATAG